The Deltaproteobacteria bacterium genome segment AGTTCGGAACGCGGCCCGATCCCGCCACGGCGCACGTCGTCCGCACCACGCGCAGTCCCGCGGCCGCGCTCGCCGCGCTCGGCGCGCGCCTGCGGGTCGAGGTGCACGGCGCATGCATCGGGGCCGGTGTCGAGCTCGCGGCCTGGGGGCGTGAAGTGATCGCCACGCCCGACGCGTTCTTCGCGCTGCCGGAGGTCGCCATGGGGTTGATCCCCGGAGCGGGTGGAACGGCGAGCCTGCCGCGCCGGATCGGACGGCAGCGAACGGCGCTGCTCGCGCTCACGGGTCGCCGCATCGACGCGGCGGCGGCGCGCGCGTGGGGCCTGGTCGACGCGATCGCGCCCGCGGATGATCCATGGCGTTGACATTCCGTTCACCCCGCGGCCATAACGCGTTATGGCTCGCAATATGGTGAAGGCCACGTACGCGCTCGATGCCGCGAGCGTGCGCACCCTCGAAAAGATGGCACGCCGTTGGGCCGTGTCGAAATCGGAGGCGCTGCGACGTGTCATCAAAGTAGCCGGCGCGGCCCTGCTCGCCAACGATCAGCAACGTCTCGCAAACCTCGAGCATGCGCAACGTGCGCTCCGGCTGACTCCCGGGCGGGCCGAGGCATGGATTCGCGAGATCCGGGAAGCGCGACAGGCTCCTCGACCTGCCCGCCAAAAGAAACCACGCTCGTGATCCACGTCGACACGGGCTTCATCATTCACGCATTGGTGCCCGTGTCACGAGCCGACCGACGGCTGCGTCAGTTCCTGCGTGAGGGCGAGGACGTCGCCGTGAGCTCGATCGCGTGGACCGAGTTCTTGTGTGGTCCCGCCGGCACGAACGAGATCGAGTATGTGCGCAGCGTGTTCCGCGAGATCTCGCCCTTCACCGACGCCGATTGCGAAACCGCCGGCGACTTGTTCAACCGTGGCGGACGGCGACGACGCAGCCTGGCGGACTGCATGATCGCAGCGGTCGCTCTCCGGGACGGCGCGTCGCTTGCCACCACCAGTCCCAAGGACGTCCAGCGATTCGGCGTCGCCCTGACGCTGCTCGTCCCGTGAGTGTGAGCCCGAGAGGCTCGTCCCTGCCTTCTACCGACGGGCGGCTGCGGCTGCCCGTCCGGCGCGGCGTCCGAAGAACGTCGCGTCGGCGATCGAGAGCCCGCTGCTGTAGCCCTGGGCCGCGAGCCCGGAGGTCGTGCGGCCCGCCGCGTACAGGCCGGCCACCACGGTGCCGTCGGCCGTGAGGACCTCGCCGTCGATCGTGGTGTGCAGCCCGCCGAGCGTGAAG includes the following:
- a CDS encoding enoyl-CoA hydratase/isomerase family protein produces the protein FGTRPDPATAHVVRTTRSPAAALAALGARLRVEVHGACIGAGVELAAWGREVIATPDAFFALPEVAMGLIPGAGGTASLPRRIGRQRTALLALTGRRIDAAAARAWGLVDAIAPADDPWR
- a CDS encoding PIN domain-containing protein; this encodes MIHVDTGFIIHALVPVSRADRRLRQFLREGEDVAVSSIAWTEFLCGPAGTNEIEYVRSVFREISPFTDADCETAGDLFNRGGRRRRSLADCMIAAVALRDGASLATTSPKDVQRFGVALTLLVP